The following is a genomic window from Amycolatopsis sp. BJA-103.
GAACCGTCACAGTTGGCGTCGTCGATCCGGCACGTGGTCGGGTTGACCGCCGTGCTGAGCCGGAACGACGGGCTGTACGGGTAGGTCGAACGGCCCGGCGCGAGGGATTTGATGTAGTACGCCGGGACGAGGGTGACCTGATTGCCCGATTGGGAAACCGTGGCGTTGGAACCGCTGGTGGCGGTCACGCCGGCGGGAACGGTGAAGGTGATGGACCAGTCGGCGACGGTTTCGCTGCTGGGGTTCGTGACGGTGTACTCACCGGTGGTCCCGGTCAGGGTGAAGGCGGCGCGGAGGCGGCCCGCCGCCATCGCCGGAGTACCCGCGGCCACGAGGAGCCCGGCTGCGAGGAGTGTCACGGTGAGTGCGCTGAGTAGTCGTTTTCTGGTGCGTCTCATGGCGGTTCTCTCCAAAAGAGGCGGCGAGACTGACCTGTGCTGAAACTGGCGCGTGTGGTCTAGACCACACTTGAATGTAGCGCGGCTCGCATAAAAGGTCTAGACCGATTCGTCGGTCGTGAACCTGTTCGGCCCCGGATGCGGACAACAAGTGACACTGACGGACGGCGAAGGGCGGTTCATGAGTTCATCTGGGGCGGATCCGGGGGACTGGGACGACGCGGAACTGATCGCGAGGTCGGTGACCGCGCCTGAGTGGTTCTCCGCGATCTTCGACCGGCATGCCGCGCACATCCACCGCTACCTGGTCAGACGCGTCGGCCCGGCCGCCGCGGAGGACGCGCTGGGGGAGACGTTCCTGGTGGCGTTCCGCAAACGCGAGGGGTACGACACCGAGCGCCGCGAGGCCCGGCCTTGGCTCTACGGGATCGCGACCAACCTCGTGGCGCAGCGGCGTCGTGACGAGGTCAGGGAGCTGAAGCTCCGGGAGGCTCTCGGCCCGCCGCCCGACGAGGAAGGGCACGCCGAGCGTGTCGCGGATCAGGTGACGGCCGAGGCGATGGGGAAACTGCTGGACTCCGCGCTGGCGGAACTCGCGGACGGCGACCGGGACACGCTCACGCTGTTCGCGGGGGAAGGCCTGAGTTACGAGGAAGTGGCCGCCGCACTGGACATCCCGCTCGGCACCGTCCGCTCGCGGCTGAATCGCGCGCGCCGGAAGGTCCGGGAAGCACTGGGACACCCGGACATCACGACTTCGAAGGAGATCGCCAACCATGGATGAGCTGAAGCTGATCGCCGAGCGGACGGACTCGGTGCCCCTCGCGGAATCCGGCGTACTCGGCCCGGCCCGCGCGCGATTGATGGCCGAGATCGGCGCCGTCCAGACGGAAAACGTGGTGCCGCTGAAGAAACGGCGGCGCTGGGTCTGGACCGGAGTGGGAGCGTCAGGTCTGGCCGCGGCCATCACCGCCGTCGTGGCGCTCACCCCGGCCGGCCTGGAACCGCCCGCGGCCACGGCGGACCCCGAGGCCGTGCTGCGCAGTGCCGCCGCGGCCGCGCTGAAGACACCGGACACACCGCCGAAACCGGACCAGTTCATCTACACGAAGACCAAGCAGCCCGACGGTGAGCGGGAATCGTGGATTTCGGCGGACGGTACCCGCGACGGGATGATCAAGAGGGCGGACGGAAGTTCCTTCCCGCTTCCGGGCTGCCGGAACGGGCAGGCGCAGGCGTACAAGGGCAAGGAGCCGCTCAAGGGTGTCACGGAGCCGTGCACGCCACGGCCCGGCTACCGGGTGGATCTCCCCACCGACGCGGACGCGATGTTCGCCTACCTCAACGCCGACCACAGCGGTGAGAAGGGCGACTACAACGCGATGGGCAAGGACGTCCTCGCGCTGGCGAACGAAAACCACCTTCCGCCCGCGGTCCGGGCGGCCCTGTACGGCGCGGCAGCCAAGGTGTCAGGCCTGCGCGCCGTCGACCACACCAAGGACGCGGCGGGCAGGCCCGGTGTCGGCATCACCTGGCCGCTCGGGCCGCATGACGACCCCAAGGTGGCGAAACCGGTCGTGATCGTCTTCGCCGCGGACACTTTCCAGTACCTGGGCACGAATTCGACCGCCGCGACCGCGTCCGGCGTGGTGGACGCGGTCGGTCAGCGGCCGTAGCGGATCAGCGGCCGGTGAAGGTCGCCTTGCCGGGACCGTCGGCGAGGAACGACTTCACCGCGCCGCGCAGGTCCTCGGTGTCGAAGAGCCCGGCGGCGATCGTCGTGATGTGCTCGTTCGCCTCGGCGACGCCGCCGTGCTCGTAGTGTTCGAGGACCTTCTTGGTGGCCGCGTGCGCCCTGGTCGGCCCCTGCGCGAGGTCGTTCGTGAAAGCGCGGACGGCCTCGTCGAAACCGTCCGCCGGGAGCACGCGGTTCACCACGTTCCAGCGTTCGAGGGTCGTGGCGTCGTAGGTCGCGCCGGTCATCACGAACTCTTTCGCGCGGCCGACACCGGCGCGGGCGGCGAGCCGCTGGGTTCCGCCCATGGTCGGCGTCAGGCCGACGACCCGTTCGACGAGCCCGAACTTGGCCTTCTCGGTCGCGAGGATGATGTCGCAGGCGACCGCGACCTCGAAGGCCCAGGTCAGGCACAGGCCGTGGGCGGCGAACACGGTGGGGAACGGGAGTGCGGCGATCCGGTCGGGGATCGCCAGCATCTCGTCGAAGAGCACCTTCGCCTCGGCCGCGGAGGACTGGGCGTCGAACAGGGAGACATCGACTCCGCCGCTGACGATCTTGCCCTCGGCCCGGATGATCGCCGCCCGCGGCGGGGTGGCCTCCAGATCGCCGATCGCCTCGCCCAGTTCCTGCTGGAGTACCGCGGTGTAGAGGTTCAGCGGCGGCGAAGCGATGGTCAGGACGGCGACGTCGTCCTCGCGGTCGAGGCGGATCGAGGTGGCCAAAACGGGGTCCCTCCGCTAGATCGTTTTCCGTGACCCTAGCCGGAGGCGTCCGCGAGTTCGTCCCATTGGGCCTGTGCTTCTGGTCGCCATTCGACGTGCTGCCGGTGGAAAAGGTCCGCCGCGCGCACGCCGCTCCAACCGTCGGGGAGCAGTTTTAGCGGAAGACGGGGATCGAGGAACGGGAAGCTGCGCCATTCGTGGACGAGTTCGGTCTGCGCGCGCAGGATGCCGTGTTCACCGGAGGGGTGGGTGCCGGTGAAGCGGTCGATGAAGTCCTCGTAACGGTCTTTGAGGTCGCTGAGATCCCAGGACCGCG
Proteins encoded in this region:
- a CDS encoding RNA polymerase sigma factor, with protein sequence MSSSGADPGDWDDAELIARSVTAPEWFSAIFDRHAAHIHRYLVRRVGPAAAEDALGETFLVAFRKREGYDTERREARPWLYGIATNLVAQRRRDEVRELKLREALGPPPDEEGHAERVADQVTAEAMGKLLDSALAELADGDRDTLTLFAGEGLSYEEVAAALDIPLGTVRSRLNRARRKVREALGHPDITTSKEIANHG
- a CDS encoding CU044_5270 family protein; protein product: MDELKLIAERTDSVPLAESGVLGPARARLMAEIGAVQTENVVPLKKRRRWVWTGVGASGLAAAITAVVALTPAGLEPPAATADPEAVLRSAAAAALKTPDTPPKPDQFIYTKTKQPDGERESWISADGTRDGMIKRADGSSFPLPGCRNGQAQAYKGKEPLKGVTEPCTPRPGYRVDLPTDADAMFAYLNADHSGEKGDYNAMGKDVLALANENHLPPAVRAALYGAAAKVSGLRAVDHTKDAAGRPGVGITWPLGPHDDPKVAKPVVIVFAADTFQYLGTNSTAATASGVVDAVGQRP
- a CDS encoding enoyl-CoA hydratase/isomerase family protein, with protein sequence MATSIRLDREDDVAVLTIASPPLNLYTAVLQQELGEAIGDLEATPPRAAIIRAEGKIVSGGVDVSLFDAQSSAAEAKVLFDEMLAIPDRIAALPFPTVFAAHGLCLTWAFEVAVACDIILATEKAKFGLVERVVGLTPTMGGTQRLAARAGVGRAKEFVMTGATYDATTLERWNVVNRVLPADGFDEAVRAFTNDLAQGPTRAHAATKKVLEHYEHGGVAEANEHITTIAAGLFDTEDLRGAVKSFLADGPGKATFTGR